From Microcystis aeruginosa NIES-2549, a single genomic window includes:
- a CDS encoding peptidoglycan D,D-transpeptidase FtsI family protein — protein MTDTKRPGFRGKKTRSPSGRIRDRKSYLNDKKQQKQLKSLPLSNGRLVAVWLILVMGILGLAWRLYQLQIVQAQELQKRARQQQTTSIRPYIPRRAIVDSNGNVLATDRLIYTLYVHPKLFAIPPEEVADKLAPLLNIPTNQLIQKFKEKETGIRLANQLTESVARGLKQLSLDGVELEEKYARYYPQDDVAADVIGYVDKEHRGQAGLERGSSQLLERDPFSVNTRRMGDGRILPAFVPDGVFQFDELQLEVTLDLKLQRAARTALREQLKKFNAKRGAVIVMDSLDGSLLALVCEPTFNPNEYYKANVALFKNWTVADQYEPGSTFKPIIIALAMEAGAIQANTVVNDPGAITVGPWTIKNASKQGYGALDMARVLQTSSNVAMVQIAQKMGRVDFYKSLLGLEINQRVGVDLPGEVAGYLKPEQEFLDNAIESATASFGQGLSLTPLKLVQMHGALANGGTLVTPHVIKGLADDRGRLHWQPDYPSKKVFSPTVARQVVEMMETVVSKGTGVAAQIPGYRIGGKTGTAQKASPTGGYLPNAKITSFVAILPIESPRYVVLVVVDEPKGANTFGSTVAAPVAKTVMNTLISLKGIPPTSKVVPAGSATNKPPRHD, from the coding sequence ATGACTGACACCAAAAGACCCGGATTTAGAGGTAAAAAAACTCGATCGCCCTCGGGCAGGATTCGGGACAGAAAGTCTTATTTAAACGACAAAAAACAGCAAAAACAGTTAAAAAGTTTGCCTTTGAGTAACGGGCGGTTGGTGGCGGTGTGGTTGATTTTAGTCATGGGTATTTTGGGTTTAGCTTGGCGATTGTACCAATTGCAAATAGTACAAGCACAGGAATTGCAAAAAAGAGCCAGACAACAGCAAACTACAAGTATTAGACCCTATATTCCCCGACGTGCGATCGTCGATAGTAATGGTAATGTTTTGGCGACTGATCGCTTAATTTATACTCTTTATGTACACCCAAAACTGTTTGCTATTCCGCCCGAAGAAGTGGCTGATAAATTAGCTCCTTTATTAAATATCCCTACTAATCAACTCATTCAAAAATTTAAAGAAAAAGAAACAGGAATTCGTTTAGCCAATCAATTAACTGAATCCGTGGCTAGGGGCTTAAAACAATTATCTCTTGACGGGGTAGAATTAGAGGAAAAATACGCTCGTTATTATCCCCAAGACGATGTAGCAGCCGACGTGATTGGCTATGTAGATAAAGAACATCGTGGGCAGGCAGGATTAGAACGAGGTTCCAGTCAGTTATTAGAAAGAGATCCTTTTTCTGTCAATACAAGACGCATGGGAGACGGGCGAATTTTACCAGCTTTTGTTCCTGATGGTGTCTTTCAGTTTGATGAATTACAGTTAGAAGTAACCCTCGATTTAAAACTACAAAGAGCCGCCAGGACAGCCCTACGAGAACAGCTAAAAAAATTTAATGCTAAACGGGGGGCTGTCATCGTCATGGACTCCCTTGATGGTTCTCTTTTAGCCCTAGTTTGTGAGCCAACTTTTAACCCCAATGAATACTATAAAGCCAATGTGGCTCTATTTAAAAATTGGACCGTAGCCGATCAGTACGAACCGGGGTCAACTTTTAAACCAATTATTATCGCCCTGGCCATGGAAGCGGGGGCAATTCAAGCTAATACAGTAGTCAATGATCCGGGGGCAATTACTGTCGGCCCCTGGACGATTAAAAATGCCTCTAAACAGGGTTATGGGGCGCTAGATATGGCCAGAGTTCTGCAAACCTCTAGTAACGTGGCCATGGTGCAAATTGCCCAAAAAATGGGGCGAGTTGATTTCTATAAAAGTTTATTAGGATTGGAAATAAATCAAAGGGTTGGCGTAGATTTACCCGGAGAAGTGGCAGGATATCTCAAACCCGAACAAGAATTTCTGGATAATGCCATTGAATCAGCCACCGCTTCCTTTGGTCAAGGTTTATCCCTAACGCCTTTGAAATTAGTACAGATGCACGGTGCGCTGGCCAATGGTGGCACCCTGGTGACTCCCCATGTGATCAAAGGATTAGCCGACGACCGCGGCCGTTTGCACTGGCAGCCCGATTATCCCAGCAAAAAAGTCTTTTCTCCCACCGTGGCCCGGCAAGTGGTGGAAATGATGGAAACCGTCGTCAGCAAGGGGACGGGGGTAGCAGCCCAAATCCCTGGTTATCGCATCGGAGGCAAAACGGGAACCGCACAAAAAGCCAGTCCGACGGGGGGTTATCTACCTAACGCCAAAATTACCAGTTTTGTCGCGATTTTACCGATCGAATCGCCCCGTTATGTGGTTTTGGTGGTGGTGGATGAACCCAAGGGGGCGAATACTTTTGGTTCCACCGTTGCCGCTCCCGTGGCAAAAACGGTGATGAATACGCTCATTTCCCTTAAAGGTATCCCCCCCACCTCTAAGGTTGTTCCGGCGGGTTCTGCGACCAATAAACCCCCGCGGCACGATTAA
- a CDS encoding PQQ-dependent sugar dehydrogenase, which produces MLTSLNRIFSPIVSGVLYTIIISSCQGSNVLTSANNSQTNQWQKVTVIEGLEHPWSMVWLPKGEILITERPGRLRVVREGKLEPKAIAGVPEVFAVGQGGLLDVAIHPQFTQNRWIYLTYAHGDQEANRTRVARAVYDGASLRDVRVIFEVSQAKTGSQHFGSRLLWLPDGTLLVAIGDGGNPPLQLAGDLIRKQAQNRQSHLGKIIRINDDGSIPKDNPFAGSKIWSYGHRNIQGISFDPMTKRVWATEHGAKGGDELNLIEKGKNYGWPLVSASQEYGTNTPVSSEESRPGLIDPKTIWTPAIAPSGLVFYTGNRFPDWQGNLFAGGLVSRDIRRLSVDKSGEIINQEAIPIGQRVRDVRQSPDGFLYLLTDEGNGQLIRLEPPSNL; this is translated from the coding sequence ATGCTTACTTCTCTTAATCGCATTTTCTCGCCTATAGTATCTGGCGTTTTGTATACCATAATTATCTCTAGTTGTCAAGGTTCAAATGTATTAACTTCGGCGAATAATTCCCAGACAAATCAATGGCAAAAAGTGACCGTAATCGAGGGTTTAGAGCATCCCTGGTCGATGGTTTGGCTACCTAAGGGGGAAATCCTGATCACAGAGCGCCCCGGTCGTTTAAGGGTGGTTAGAGAGGGTAAACTAGAACCAAAAGCCATCGCTGGAGTTCCCGAAGTTTTTGCCGTCGGACAAGGAGGATTGCTCGATGTGGCAATTCATCCCCAATTTACCCAAAATCGCTGGATTTATCTAACTTATGCCCACGGAGACCAGGAGGCTAATCGTACCCGCGTCGCTCGTGCGGTTTATGATGGTGCAAGTTTGCGAGATGTGCGGGTTATTTTTGAAGTTTCCCAGGCAAAAACTGGCTCTCAACACTTCGGTTCGCGGTTATTATGGCTACCAGATGGCACTTTATTGGTAGCGATTGGGGACGGGGGTAATCCTCCCCTACAATTAGCGGGAGATTTAATTAGAAAACAGGCCCAAAATCGGCAAAGTCATTTAGGTAAAATTATCCGCATCAATGACGATGGTTCTATACCGAAAGATAATCCTTTTGCGGGTTCTAAAATTTGGAGTTATGGCCATCGGAATATTCAAGGAATCAGCTTCGATCCGATGACTAAACGAGTCTGGGCAACCGAACACGGAGCGAAAGGAGGGGATGAATTAAATTTAATTGAAAAGGGCAAAAATTACGGTTGGCCATTGGTTTCTGCCAGTCAAGAGTACGGCACTAATACCCCAGTTTCCAGCGAAGAATCGCGCCCCGGTCTGATTGATCCGAAAACAATTTGGACACCTGCGATCGCTCCTTCAGGATTGGTCTTTTATACCGGTAATCGCTTTCCTGATTGGCAGGGAAATTTATTCGCTGGTGGTTTAGTTTCCAGGGATATTCGTCGTCTGTCAGTGGATAAATCGGGTGAAATTATCAATCAAGAAGCGATTCCCATCGGTCAGAGGGTGCGGGATGTGCGTCAAAGTCCCGATGGATTTTTATACCTGCTCACCGATGAAGGTAACGGTCAATTAATTCGCCTTGAACCACCATCTAATTTGTAA
- the grrP gene encoding extracellular substrate binding-like orphan protein GrrP → MKKILQLVGLGCILPMFLASASLAETVVEKVARTGFLTVGTRFDAIPYSYVNEKGELVGYSMDVLERIRKRLQTRLGRPVTLQMIEANQPGEKINLIRSGEIDIACSTAFTWERAKVVDFSISYSISGIRILAKKGSNLSTPQSLIGKRIALVPTSAAVDVIKLVQPQATIVTTYSTVEEALEALKTGKIDAIAGDSISLAGTILRDNPKIYEIVPEEALANFGIACMVPENNSTFLDDVNYAIVKMMQDYITNDTATVSQIDRWFGSQGMVPIPPELLKGFFAFKVIEHAQINPQEAK, encoded by the coding sequence ATGAAGAAAATTTTACAGTTAGTGGGACTAGGTTGTATATTACCTATGTTCCTCGCTAGTGCAAGTTTAGCGGAAACAGTGGTGGAAAAAGTGGCTCGCACGGGGTTTTTGACCGTAGGAACCCGTTTTGATGCGATTCCCTACTCCTACGTCAATGAGAAGGGGGAATTAGTCGGCTATTCTATGGATGTGTTGGAACGAATTAGAAAACGATTGCAAACTCGTCTCGGTCGTCCCGTCACCCTGCAAATGATTGAAGCTAACCAACCCGGAGAGAAAATTAATCTCATTCGTAGCGGGGAAATCGATATCGCTTGTAGTACGGCTTTTACTTGGGAAAGGGCGAAAGTTGTCGATTTTTCCATCAGTTACAGCATTTCTGGGATTAGGATTTTAGCCAAAAAAGGTAGCAATCTCTCCACTCCTCAATCCCTAATCGGTAAACGCATCGCCTTGGTTCCCACTTCTGCGGCCGTGGATGTGATTAAATTAGTACAACCGCAAGCGACAATTGTTACCACCTACAGCACCGTAGAAGAAGCCCTCGAAGCTTTAAAAACCGGTAAAATTGACGCCATAGCGGGGGATAGCATCTCTTTAGCGGGAACAATCCTCAGAGATAACCCTAAAATCTACGAAATCGTCCCCGAAGAAGCTTTAGCTAATTTTGGCATCGCTTGCATGGTTCCCGAAAATAACTCTACTTTTTTGGATGATGTCAACTATGCCATTGTTAAAATGATGCAGGATTACATCACCAATGATACGGCCACCGTTAGTCAAATCGATCGCTGGTTCGGTAGTCAAGGCATGGTTCCCATCCCCCCAGAATTATTAAAGGGGTTTTTTGCCTTCAAAGTTATCGAACACGCCCAAATTAATCCCCAAGAAGCCAAATAG
- the grrA gene encoding GrrA/OscA1 family cyclophane-containing rSAM-modified RiPP gives MNISNKTGLVGFLLALSAFGLTSTAQAASDEGNPIEARLSRLSSAVRERVNQLPEGTADPSLQALGWGDGGNRGWGNSRVGGWVDGRGGSFVNGRPWRNGWSDGGGFFNSRPRWGNGGGFLNRW, from the coding sequence GTGAATATCAGCAATAAAACCGGTTTAGTCGGCTTTCTTCTCGCTTTATCTGCTTTCGGTCTGACTAGCACCGCTCAGGCCGCCTCAGACGAGGGTAATCCCATTGAAGCGCGTTTAAGTCGTCTATCTAGCGCTGTACGCGAACGAGTTAACCAACTGCCAGAAGGTACTGCCGATCCTAGTTTACAAGCTTTAGGCTGGGGAGATGGTGGCAATCGCGGTTGGGGGAATAGTCGTGTCGGTGGTTGGGTAGATGGTCGCGGTGGTAGTTTTGTTAATGGGCGGCCCTGGCGCAATGGTTGGTCTGACGGTGGTGGTTTCTTTAATTCCCGACCGCGCTGGGGTAATGGTGGCGGTTTCTTAAATCGTTGGTAA
- a CDS encoding alkene reductase, which yields MTAFTTSLTLLSQFKLGDLNLENRLVLAPMTRARAGEKRLANEIMAEYYRQRASAGLMITEATVISPQANGWQNTPGIYTDEQVQAWQMVTKIAQRKGTPMFCQLWHCGRASHPSFQENGALPVAPSAIKIKGELHTPIGKQPYETPRALETEEIPAIVADYRQAAQRAKLAGFDGIEIHGANGYLIDTFLQSATNQRQDKYGGSLENRYRFLQEVVEAILTVFPSHRVGVRLSPNGVYNDMGSEDFRETFLYVAQRLNEYNLAYLHLLDGLAFGFHEKGQPMLLSEFRAVFNSALIGNCGYTKETAEAAIQLGDADLIAFGRPYISNPDLVERFANNWPLNPDAEMKDWYSFDKEGYIDFPSYKP from the coding sequence ATGACTGCCTTCACTACTTCCCTGACTCTTTTAAGTCAATTTAAATTGGGAGATTTAAACTTAGAAAATCGTCTTGTGCTTGCTCCCATGACGCGAGCGCGAGCCGGAGAAAAACGTCTGGCCAATGAGATAATGGCCGAGTATTACCGGCAAAGGGCCAGTGCGGGATTAATGATTACAGAAGCGACGGTAATTTCTCCCCAAGCTAACGGTTGGCAAAATACCCCCGGTATCTACACCGATGAACAAGTGCAAGCATGGCAAATGGTGACAAAAATCGCCCAAAGAAAAGGAACACCAATGTTTTGTCAATTGTGGCACTGTGGTCGCGCTTCTCATCCGAGTTTTCAGGAAAATGGGGCTTTACCGGTTGCCCCTTCCGCAATTAAGATTAAGGGGGAGTTGCATACACCCATAGGCAAACAGCCCTACGAGACCCCTAGAGCCTTAGAAACCGAGGAAATCCCCGCAATTGTCGCCGATTACCGCCAAGCCGCTCAGAGGGCAAAATTAGCGGGGTTTGATGGCATAGAAATTCACGGGGCTAATGGTTATTTAATCGATACTTTTCTACAATCGGCCACTAATCAGCGTCAGGATAAGTACGGTGGCAGTTTGGAAAATCGCTATCGTTTTTTACAGGAAGTAGTCGAGGCAATTTTAACTGTTTTTCCCAGTCATCGGGTGGGGGTGCGTCTGTCTCCCAATGGCGTTTATAATGACATGGGTTCCGAGGATTTTCGAGAAACTTTTCTCTATGTTGCCCAAAGATTAAATGAGTACAATTTAGCTTATTTGCATCTGCTAGATGGCTTGGCTTTTGGGTTTCATGAAAAGGGTCAACCGATGCTTTTATCTGAGTTTCGGGCTGTTTTTAATAGTGCTTTAATCGGCAATTGTGGTTATACAAAAGAAACTGCTGAGGCCGCTATTCAGTTAGGAGATGCAGATTTAATTGCTTTCGGTCGCCCCTATATCAGTAATCCCGATTTGGTGGAAAGATTCGCCAATAATTGGCCCCTTAATCCCGATGCTGAGATGAAGGATTGGTATTCTTTTGACAAGGAAGGTTATATCGATTTTCCCAGTTATAAACCCTAG
- a CDS encoding AAA family ATPase, protein MVELFKGFEQLVELAKTLEEKLEKGEIKTEVQFNSRPLSNIPRAGGIPRPGGVYRPNNSGGDDFEVNRNRSSPTDSGVEDSVTPPEEPTTASLKDVGGLTEVIKELKELIAIPLKRPDLLAKLGLEPTRGVLLVGPPGTGKTLTARALAEELGVNYIALVGPEVISKYYGEAEQKLRGIFEKASKNAPCIVFIDEIDSMAPDRSKVEGEVEKRLVAQLLGLMDGFAQSQGVIVLAATNRPDHLDPALRRPGRFDREVLFRVPDRAGRLEILQILTRSMPLDESVSLALIADNAVGFVGSDLKAVCQKAAYSALRRQVPTIDSQIPETMTVVQADFLQALKEVKPAVLRSVEVESPHVDWDNIGGLEQIKQTLQESVEGALLHPQLYTQTKAQAPKGILLWGPPGTGKTLLAKAVASQARANFISINGPELLSKWVGASEQAVRELFAKARQAAPCVVFIDEIDTLAPARGRYSGDSGVSDRVVGQILTELDGLQTGATILVIGATNRPDALDPALLRAGRLDLQLKVDLPNASSRLAILGVHNDERPLEDVDLGHWAEATEGWNGADLALLCNQAALMAIRRYRHQGMTDPADIRITTADFNHAYQLLVEQRAN, encoded by the coding sequence ATGGTAGAATTATTCAAAGGCTTTGAGCAATTAGTAGAACTCGCTAAGACCTTAGAAGAGAAACTGGAAAAAGGGGAAATTAAAACCGAAGTGCAATTTAACTCTCGTCCCTTGAGTAACATTCCCCGCGCTGGCGGTATTCCCCGTCCAGGGGGAGTTTATCGCCCGAACAATTCTGGTGGGGATGATTTTGAGGTCAATCGCAATCGGTCATCCCCCACCGATTCAGGGGTTGAAGACAGTGTGACACCGCCCGAAGAACCGACCACGGCTTCTCTGAAAGATGTTGGTGGCTTGACGGAAGTGATTAAAGAACTCAAGGAACTAATTGCCATTCCTCTGAAACGCCCGGACTTGTTGGCCAAGTTAGGACTTGAACCCACTCGCGGCGTTCTCTTAGTCGGACCGCCTGGAACCGGGAAAACCCTGACTGCCCGTGCTTTGGCCGAAGAACTCGGTGTTAACTATATTGCCTTAGTCGGACCAGAGGTGATCAGCAAATATTATGGGGAAGCCGAGCAAAAACTCCGGGGAATTTTTGAGAAAGCCAGTAAGAATGCGCCTTGTATCGTTTTTATCGACGAAATTGATAGCATGGCACCCGACCGCAGTAAAGTTGAAGGGGAAGTAGAAAAAAGACTGGTGGCCCAATTGCTCGGTTTAATGGATGGCTTTGCCCAAAGTCAAGGGGTGATTGTTCTAGCGGCGACAAACCGTCCCGACCATCTTGACCCTGCCCTCCGCCGCCCCGGACGGTTTGACCGAGAAGTCCTCTTTCGGGTGCCTGACCGGGCTGGTCGTTTAGAAATCCTGCAAATTCTCACCCGTTCCATGCCCCTAGATGAATCAGTTTCCTTAGCTCTGATTGCCGATAATGCGGTGGGATTTGTCGGGTCAGATTTAAAAGCCGTTTGCCAGAAAGCGGCCTATAGTGCTTTGCGACGACAGGTTCCTACGATTGACTCGCAAATTCCCGAAACAATGACGGTGGTGCAAGCCGACTTTTTGCAAGCCCTTAAAGAAGTTAAACCGGCGGTATTGCGGTCTGTGGAGGTGGAATCTCCCCATGTGGACTGGGACAATATTGGCGGACTTGAACAGATTAAACAAACCCTACAGGAGTCCGTGGAAGGAGCATTACTCCATCCGCAATTATATACGCAAACCAAAGCCCAAGCTCCCAAAGGTATTTTACTTTGGGGTCCCCCCGGAACGGGAAAAACCTTATTGGCCAAAGCGGTTGCATCTCAGGCGCGAGCTAATTTTATTAGTATTAATGGACCTGAGCTTTTGAGTAAATGGGTGGGGGCCAGTGAACAGGCAGTGCGTGAGTTGTTTGCCAAAGCTCGTCAGGCAGCACCTTGTGTGGTTTTTATTGATGAAATTGATACTTTAGCGCCGGCAAGAGGTCGTTATAGTGGGGATTCGGGAGTGAGTGACCGGGTTGTGGGACAAATCCTCACGGAGTTAGATGGGTTGCAAACGGGGGCAACGATTTTAGTGATTGGAGCCACTAATCGCCCCGATGCCTTAGATCCAGCCTTATTGCGAGCGGGACGGTTAGATTTACAGTTAAAAGTTGATTTACCGAATGCCTCCAGTCGTTTAGCAATTCTGGGGGTTCATAATGATGAACGTCCTTTAGAGGATGTGGATTTAGGCCATTGGGCCGAGGCAACCGAAGGCTGGAATGGTGCAGATTTAGCTTTATTATGTAACCAAGCGGCACTGATGGCAATTCGTCGTTATCGCCATCAGGGAATGACTGACCCGGCTGATATTCGCATTACAACGGCTGATTTTAATCATGCTTACCAACTGTTGGTTGAACAGCGTGCCAATTGA
- a CDS encoding ArsA family ATPase, with protein sequence MTNFNLANNSLSPYDTRHLVMFSGKGGVGKTTLSCGFARRWAKLFPEEQILLISTDPAHSLGDVLQTEVSDEASPVKDLPNLKVRALDAEKLLLEFKEKYGKFLEILVERGSFVEGEDLTPVWDLDWPGLDEIMGLLEIQRLLIEKVVDRIVVDMAPSGHTLNLLEIKDFLEIILNSLELFQEKHRVISQTFSKTYNADDVDDFLVKTKSELTEGKQLLQDRDFTLCLIVAIAEPMSLLETERLLNSLHHLNIPCGSLFINRILTDPNQNLDRYSEQQQLLDKFLKIPSQETIFTLPQQAKEPLGGEALDQIMSQIKILEKVEFITPPPIQWPQKILPSFSDFIDDKRQLIIIGGKGGVGKTTVAAAIGWALANRHPDQKIRIISIDPAHSLGDAFGTKLGHQSTQLTANLSGQEVDANIVLEKFRDDYLWELAEMISGESKEEGNIKLAYTPEAWRQIVAQSLPGIDEMLSLVKVMELLDQKQQDLIILDTAPTGHLLRFLEMPTALGDWLSWIFKLWIKYQKVLGRVDLMGRLRILRQQVMSAQNKLKDPQHTEFIGVLQAQDAIVAEQLRLTASLKKKGVYQRYVVQNRYHANEEIDRDLFPEQTLIRLASLPRSVEPLARVKGAADLLF encoded by the coding sequence ATGACTAACTTTAACTTGGCAAATAACTCTCTAAGTCCTTATGACACTCGACATTTAGTTATGTTTAGTGGCAAAGGAGGAGTGGGAAAAACCACCCTTTCCTGTGGATTTGCTCGCCGTTGGGCTAAATTATTTCCCGAGGAACAAATCCTATTAATCTCAACCGATCCTGCTCATTCTTTAGGGGATGTATTGCAAACAGAAGTTAGCGATGAAGCATCACCTGTAAAAGACTTACCCAACTTAAAAGTTAGGGCATTAGATGCGGAAAAATTGCTCTTAGAATTTAAAGAAAAATACGGAAAATTTTTAGAAATTTTAGTAGAACGGGGCAGTTTTGTTGAGGGAGAAGATTTAACTCCTGTTTGGGATTTAGACTGGCCAGGTTTAGATGAAATCATGGGTCTATTAGAGATTCAACGATTACTTATTGAGAAAGTTGTAGACCGAATTGTTGTTGATATGGCTCCCTCTGGTCATACCTTGAATTTATTGGAAATTAAAGACTTTTTAGAGATTATTCTCAATTCTTTAGAGTTGTTTCAAGAAAAACATCGTGTTATTTCGCAAACTTTTTCAAAAACCTACAATGCCGATGATGTGGATGACTTTTTAGTCAAAACAAAATCAGAATTAACCGAAGGCAAACAACTCCTACAAGATCGGGATTTTACCCTTTGTTTAATTGTGGCAATTGCCGAACCGATGAGTTTATTAGAAACCGAACGATTACTCAATAGTTTGCATCACTTAAATATTCCCTGCGGCAGCTTATTTATCAATCGCATTCTAACGGATCCTAATCAAAATTTAGATCGCTATAGTGAGCAACAGCAACTCCTCGATAAATTCCTAAAAATTCCAAGTCAAGAGACAATTTTCACCCTGCCCCAACAGGCAAAAGAACCCCTAGGAGGTGAAGCATTAGATCAGATCATGAGTCAAATTAAAATCCTCGAAAAAGTAGAATTTATTACCCCGCCTCCCATTCAATGGCCGCAAAAAATTCTGCCGAGTTTTAGTGATTTTATTGACGACAAACGCCAACTTATTATCATTGGTGGCAAGGGTGGGGTGGGAAAAACCACGGTTGCCGCGGCCATTGGTTGGGCGTTAGCTAATCGTCATCCCGATCAAAAAATTAGAATTATTTCTATTGATCCGGCTCATTCTTTGGGAGATGCCTTTGGGACAAAATTAGGACATCAATCCACACAATTAACTGCTAATTTAAGTGGTCAAGAAGTTGATGCTAATATCGTTTTAGAAAAATTTCGAGATGATTATTTATGGGAACTGGCAGAAATGATTAGTGGTGAAAGTAAGGAAGAAGGAAATATCAAACTAGCTTATACTCCAGAAGCTTGGCGACAAATTGTGGCTCAATCTCTGCCAGGAATTGATGAAATGTTGTCCCTAGTAAAAGTAATGGAGTTATTAGACCAGAAACAACAAGATTTGATTATTTTAGATACGGCTCCTACCGGTCATCTCCTGCGATTTTTAGAAATGCCAACGGCTTTAGGAGATTGGTTAAGTTGGATTTTTAAGCTTTGGATAAAGTATCAAAAAGTATTAGGGCGTGTAGATTTAATGGGACGATTGCGAATCTTAAGACAACAGGTGATGTCTGCCCAGAACAAACTAAAAGACCCCCAACATACAGAATTTATTGGAGTTTTGCAAGCCCAAGATGCCATCGTTGCCGAACAACTGCGATTGACAGCATCTTTGAAAAAAAAGGGAGTCTATCAACGTTACGTCGTGCAGAATCGTTATCACGCTAATGAGGAAATTGATCGGGATTTATTCCCAGAGCAAACCTTGATCCGCTTAGCCAGTTTACCCCGGTCAGTAGAACCTCTAGCCCGGGTAAAAGGCGCGGCAGATCTGTTATTTTAA
- a CDS encoding GvpL/GvpF family gas vesicle protein, with translation MKLYNLYTYAFLKTPIESLTLPVGMANPLLLITGGDLSAVVEPEVSLDTLQNDDERLIQSVLCHDQVICELFQQTTILPLRFGTSFLEAENLLTHLCSHAQEYQEKIEELEGKGEYLLKCIPRKLEEPVLPSESRGRQYFLAKKQLYEAQQDFYTLQGSEWQNLVDLVNQSYPLTRIVTAPGTESRIYLLVDFQEEPLLIEQVLHWQKACPRWELQLGQVSPPYHFT, from the coding sequence ATGAAATTGTACAATTTATATACTTACGCTTTTTTGAAAACCCCAATAGAAAGCCTAACATTACCCGTTGGAATGGCTAACCCATTGTTACTGATAACTGGTGGAGACCTCTCGGCCGTAGTCGAACCCGAAGTTAGTTTAGACACTTTACAAAATGATGATGAACGGTTGATTCAATCCGTTTTATGTCACGATCAAGTCATCTGTGAATTATTTCAACAAACCACTATTTTACCCTTACGTTTTGGCACATCTTTTTTAGAGGCAGAAAATTTACTGACTCATCTTTGTTCTCATGCCCAAGAATATCAAGAAAAAATTGAAGAACTTGAGGGAAAAGGAGAATATCTTTTAAAATGTATTCCCCGTAAGCTAGAGGAGCCAGTACTCCCTTCTGAAAGCAGGGGCAGACAATATTTTTTAGCCAAAAAACAGCTTTATGAAGCCCAACAGGATTTTTATACTTTGCAGGGTTCAGAATGGCAAAATCTCGTGGATTTAGTCAACCAAAGCTATCCATTAACGAGGATTGTTACTGCTCCAGGGACAGAATCACGAATTTATCTTTTAGTTGATTTTCAAGAAGAACCTTTACTAATCGAGCAAGTCTTGCATTGGCAGAAAGCCTGCCCCCGTTGGGAATTACAATTAGGACAAGTTTCTCCCCCCTATCACTTTACTTAA
- a CDS encoding gas vesicle protein: protein MTTTRPPRPIRSKISTMPRKQSEADHQLELYKLITEKQRIQEKLEMMERQIQQLKNRLTFVTEQIETTEQSIQNLRTANPPSLSLAKKPDSPKTVAHSSNDSSNFQAFYLEY, encoded by the coding sequence ATGACAACCACTCGTCCACCCAGACCAATTAGATCTAAAATTAGCACTATGCCTCGGAAACAATCTGAAGCAGATCACCAACTTGAGCTTTATAAGTTAATTACTGAAAAACAACGTATCCAAGAAAAATTAGAAATGATGGAGCGGCAGATTCAGCAATTAAAAAATCGTCTCACGTTTGTGACAGAGCAAATTGAGACCACAGAACAAAGTATTCAAAATTTGCGTACAGCCAATCCTCCTAGTTTAAGTTTAGCTAAAAAACCTGATTCCCCCAAAACTGTTGCTCACTCCTCTAATGATTCTAGTAATTTCCAAGCTTTTTATCTAGAATATTAA
- a CDS encoding gas vesicle protein GvpG: MFLDLLLLPVTGPIGGLIWIGEKIQERADIEYDEAENLHKLLLSLQLSYDMGNISEEEFEIREEELLLKIQALEEEAAENESESSL; the protein is encoded by the coding sequence ATGTTTCTCGATCTTTTACTTCTTCCTGTTACCGGTCCTATTGGGGGTCTAATCTGGATTGGGGAGAAAATTCAAGAACGTGCAGATATAGAATATGATGAGGCGGAAAATTTGCACAAATTATTATTATCCTTACAACTATCTTACGATATGGGCAATATTTCTGAGGAGGAGTTTGAAATTCGGGAAGAAGAACTTTTATTAAAAATTCAAGCCTTAGAAGAAGAGGCGGCAGAAAACGAATCTGAATCTTCTCTCTAA